A window of the Synechococcus sp. LTW-R genome harbors these coding sequences:
- a CDS encoding triacylglycerol lipase, which produces MSERPLLLIHGLWDTPRLFRRLEQTLLERNPNLPLFAPHLPHRLGATPIRQLAAQLDGLIQERFGPQTSVDLFGFSMGGVIARTWLQEWGGASRTRRFVCLGSPQQGTLTAQLIPRWPLAGIADMKIGSALLRDLDAGRDRLDPLQCVSLYSRTDITVFPGWRAVLPQGPRQALPVLTHRQLIAHPRATAAVADVLLAP; this is translated from the coding sequence ATGTCAGAGCGTCCTCTGCTTCTGATCCATGGACTCTGGGATACCCCCCGCCTGTTTCGGCGCCTGGAGCAGACGTTGCTCGAGCGCAATCCGAATCTGCCGCTCTTTGCACCCCACTTGCCCCATCGGCTGGGGGCCACCCCGATCCGTCAGCTCGCCGCGCAACTGGATGGGTTGATTCAGGAGCGCTTTGGCCCCCAGACCAGCGTTGATCTCTTTGGCTTTTCTATGGGCGGGGTCATTGCCCGGACTTGGCTCCAGGAATGGGGAGGCGCGAGCCGGACCCGCCGCTTTGTCTGTTTGGGCAGCCCCCAACAGGGAACATTGACGGCCCAGCTGATTCCGCGCTGGCCCTTGGCGGGCATTGCGGACATGAAGATCGGGAGCGCTCTGTTGCGTGATCTCGATGCTGGGCGTGATCGCCTGGATCCGCTGCAGTGCGTGAGTTTGTATAGCCGTACGGACATCACGGTCTTCCCGGGTTGGCGAGCGGTGTTGCCCCAGGGGCCGCGGCAGGCCCTGCCCGTGTTGACCCACCGCCAACTGATTGCCCATCCCCGGGCAACAGCTGCCGTGGCGGATGTCTTGCTCGCGCCTTAG
- a CDS encoding DUF6629 family protein codes for MCFSASASFTASAVLMPLGLYSTHVAQKTGKRDYVPLALVPFFFGVQQFVEGLEWTAIDQGGVEPLSTLAGLGFLFFAYCFWMIWIPWSAWSISRTTDSKGLQRRLRWVAIVATVLGVAFYLPVLFNPPALQPAVHSNGRLLYDVSNLHSIIHNFVNTEPVGELVYWGFIVLPLIAVADKAVKLFGVLIFVSIFLTWLTYSATFNSVWCFYCAVLSIYVIWIVNRPALRAASGQ; via the coding sequence ATGTGCTTTTCAGCCTCGGCCAGTTTTACGGCGTCAGCGGTGTTGATGCCGTTGGGGCTCTACAGCACCCACGTCGCGCAGAAGACGGGCAAACGTGACTACGTGCCCTTGGCCTTGGTGCCCTTTTTCTTCGGGGTCCAACAGTTCGTTGAAGGCTTGGAGTGGACCGCGATTGATCAAGGTGGCGTGGAGCCCTTGAGCACATTGGCGGGATTGGGCTTCCTCTTTTTCGCCTATTGCTTCTGGATGATCTGGATCCCATGGAGCGCCTGGTCGATTAGTCGAACGACCGATTCCAAGGGGCTGCAGAGACGCCTGCGTTGGGTGGCGATTGTGGCAACGGTCCTCGGTGTTGCCTTCTATTTGCCGGTGCTCTTCAATCCCCCGGCTCTCCAGCCTGCGGTCCATAGCAACGGTCGCTTGCTCTATGACGTGTCCAACCTGCACAGCATCATTCACAATTTTGTGAACACAGAGCCCGTCGGTGAGCTGGTCTATTGGGGCTTCATTGTTCTCCCCCTGATCGCTGTCGCAGATAAGGCGGTGAAGCTGTTTGGTGTTCTGATCTTTGTCTCGATCTTCCTGACCTGGCTGACCTACAGCGCCACCTTCAATTCGGTCTGGTGTTTCTATTGCGCTGTGCTCTCGATCTATGTGATCTGGATTGTGAATCGACCGGCCTTGCGCGCTGCATCGGGCCAGTAG
- a CDS encoding dihydroneopterin aldolase has protein sequence MSSSDRILVRDLRLWAHVGVLPHERELGQWFELDIELGWDLSAAAAADDVGATLDYSRAITALQGQARALRCQTLEHWSGLILDLLEDLYGPVPMAIELRKCQAPVPGFSGKVGVQRRRHQAP, from the coding sequence GTGAGTTCCTCCGATCGCATCCTGGTGCGGGACCTCCGCCTCTGGGCCCACGTCGGTGTGCTCCCCCATGAGCGTGAGCTGGGTCAGTGGTTCGAGCTCGACATCGAGCTCGGCTGGGATCTCAGTGCGGCCGCGGCTGCGGATGACGTGGGCGCCACCCTGGACTACAGCCGTGCGATCACGGCCCTCCAGGGCCAGGCCCGCGCCTTGCGTTGTCAGACCTTGGAGCACTGGAGTGGGCTGATTTTGGATCTACTCGAGGACCTCTACGGTCCGGTGCCGATGGCGATTGAACTGCGCAAATGCCAGGCGCCTGTTCCTGGATTTAGCGGCAAGGTGGGTGTGCAGCGTCGCCGTCATCAGGCTCCTTGA
- a CDS encoding glutamate-5-semialdehyde dehydrogenase — translation MALGRCSDQERRQAVLAMADALEAEASQIVAANAADLEAAAADGLAPALVARLKLDAKKLAGAIEGVRQVAQLPDPVGVRQMHRELDSGLVLERLSVPLGVLGVIFEARPDAVMQIASLAIRSGNGAILKGGREANRSCTAILSALRSGLAASAVSPQALELLTSRQESLALLKLDGLVDLIIPRGSNALVRFIQDNTRIPVLGHADGVCHLYVDQEVDVPQAIRVALDAKTQYPAACNAIETLLLHRSSAAPFLEQALPVFAQAGVELRGDAASQALGVSKAAAAEDWRTEYSDLILSVRVVDDLQQALDHIAQNGSRHTECICTTNGGTAETFLRSVDSAGVYHNCSTRFADGFRYGFGAEVGISTQTLPPRGPVGLEGLVTYRYLLRGDGHIAADYASGTRSFSHRDCPL, via the coding sequence ATGGCCTTGGGACGGTGCAGTGATCAGGAGCGGCGGCAGGCGGTCTTGGCGATGGCGGACGCCCTTGAGGCTGAGGCCAGCCAGATCGTGGCTGCCAATGCCGCTGATCTGGAGGCCGCGGCGGCCGATGGTTTAGCCCCGGCTCTGGTTGCCCGGTTGAAGCTGGATGCCAAGAAGTTGGCTGGGGCGATCGAGGGGGTGCGCCAGGTGGCCCAGCTACCTGACCCGGTCGGTGTTCGCCAGATGCATCGGGAGTTGGACTCCGGATTGGTCTTGGAGCGGTTGAGTGTCCCCCTGGGTGTTCTCGGGGTGATTTTTGAGGCACGTCCCGATGCGGTGATGCAAATCGCTTCCTTGGCGATCCGCTCCGGCAATGGCGCCATTCTCAAGGGAGGCCGTGAGGCCAACCGCAGCTGCACCGCCATCCTCTCCGCCCTGCGGTCTGGCTTGGCCGCCTCGGCGGTGTCTCCCCAAGCCCTGGAGTTGCTCACGTCCCGGCAAGAAAGCCTGGCGTTGCTCAAGCTGGATGGCCTGGTGGATTTGATCATCCCCCGCGGTTCCAATGCGCTGGTGCGCTTCATCCAGGACAACACCCGCATCCCGGTCCTGGGCCATGCCGACGGGGTTTGCCACTTGTACGTCGATCAGGAGGTTGACGTTCCCCAGGCCATCCGGGTCGCCCTCGACGCGAAAACCCAATATCCCGCCGCCTGCAACGCGATTGAGACCCTGCTGCTGCATCGTTCGAGTGCCGCGCCCTTCCTGGAGCAGGCCCTGCCCGTCTTCGCCCAGGCCGGTGTCGAGCTGCGCGGTGATGCCGCGAGTCAGGCTTTGGGGGTCTCCAAGGCTGCCGCTGCGGAGGACTGGCGGACGGAGTACTCCGATCTGATCCTCTCGGTCCGGGTTGTCGACGACCTGCAGCAGGCCCTCGATCACATTGCCCAGAACGGTTCGCGCCACACCGAGTGCATTTGCACCACCAATGGCGGAACGGCGGAGACCTTCCTGCGCAGTGTTGATAGCGCCGGGGTCTATCACAACTGCTCGACGCGTTTTGCCGATGGTTTCCGCTACGGCTTTGGCGCTGAGGTCGGCATCAGCACCCAAACCCTGCCGCCCCGTGGGCCCGTCGGCCTGGAGGGTCTGGTGACCTACCGCTACCTGCTGCGCGGTGATGGTCACATTGCGGCGGATTACGCCTCCGGAACCCGCAGCTTCAGCCACCGCGATTGCCCTTTGTGA
- a CDS encoding alpha/beta hydrolase: MQKRSQANCAAIQAQQHSLRSRLGFIVLVLAVGLGVSWFGVGHVLLALRSIFDWTDINLLLRWSGLLLLVLIPTAGIYSLVTQFAFWEGWLDGLPDPTALFPDSAPISEHSCFVVYLDGIHQLERDHPPRVSAFLGLLDQQLNPGTRLVKGLEAYTVLPVALAQDIGSAWFWRRLFALQEDHPNGWIQLIAAVLVQANNVIKVGISSDHRYGPIMNYELSLKIALRLGEVGFRPDQGQRVVLVGYSGGAEMAMGVADYLRRICRAPVSIVSFCGVFSGNQLLNQLSKITMIIGSRDPVAAFGRIAYPGRSPLLPLSNWNRALKHSCIERREIKGMNHNGLQGPFAELHREAVVEQIVQAIESEDAGTLG; the protein is encoded by the coding sequence ATGCAGAAACGCTCCCAGGCCAATTGCGCGGCCATCCAGGCGCAGCAACACAGTCTTCGCTCCCGCTTGGGCTTCATCGTCCTCGTTTTGGCGGTGGGTCTGGGGGTCAGTTGGTTTGGTGTGGGCCATGTTCTGTTGGCCCTGCGTTCGATCTTTGACTGGACGGACATCAACCTGCTGCTGCGTTGGTCCGGCCTGTTGCTGTTGGTGCTCATCCCGACGGCCGGGATCTACTCCTTAGTGACGCAGTTTGCGTTTTGGGAAGGCTGGCTGGATGGGCTCCCCGACCCCACGGCCCTCTTCCCCGATTCAGCTCCCATCAGCGAGCACAGCTGTTTTGTGGTCTATCTCGATGGCATCCATCAATTGGAGCGGGATCACCCGCCCAGGGTCTCGGCCTTTCTTGGACTGCTGGATCAGCAGCTAAATCCCGGTACGCGACTCGTGAAGGGCTTAGAGGCGTACACCGTTCTTCCCGTCGCCCTCGCGCAGGACATCGGTAGTGCCTGGTTCTGGCGCCGTTTATTTGCACTCCAGGAGGACCACCCCAACGGTTGGATTCAGCTGATCGCCGCTGTGCTGGTTCAGGCGAACAACGTGATCAAGGTCGGGATCTCATCGGACCACCGCTATGGGCCGATCATGAACTACGAGCTCTCACTGAAGATTGCCTTGCGCTTAGGCGAGGTCGGGTTCCGGCCGGATCAAGGGCAGAGGGTTGTGCTTGTGGGCTACAGCGGGGGGGCTGAGATGGCAATGGGGGTGGCGGATTACCTGCGCCGCATCTGCAGGGCCCCGGTGAGCATCGTGAGCTTCTGCGGTGTCTTTAGCGGCAACCAACTCCTGAACCAGCTCTCGAAGATCACCATGATCATTGGCAGCCGTGATCCGGTGGCGGCCTTTGGTCGCATTGCCTATCCGGGGCGATCGCCGTTGCTTCCCCTCTCCAACTGGAATCGAGCCCTCAAGCACTCCTGCATCGAACGCCGTGAAATCAAAGGGATGAACCACAACGGTCTTCAGGGTCCCTTCGCCGAGCTGCATCGCGAGGCCGTTGTCGAGCAGATCGTCCAGGCGATCGAGTCAGAGGACGCGGGCACGTTGGGTTAG